The window TAAGTGCCCGTTCTCGCCAGGTCGACTCGTCTCCTTCCACAGTCAGCGGTTATTCCATTCCACCACCTTCCAgcatctcctcctcatccaGCCATAATTCACCATTTATCTCATAAATAACTCATCAGCCATGTCGTTCAGGACTGCCACTCGATTCACTGCCCGTCTTGCCGCCCAGCGCAACTCTACCCACCTCATCGCTCGGCGGACagcttcatcttctgccGGACCCAAGTCTGGTAGCGATACCCCTTGGATCATCGGCTCTACTATCGGGTTCGGTACTCTTGTGAGGGAATCCATTTGAATCTCTCGGGCATAGCTAACATGGCAATGGATGATAGGCTGCTTTCAttctcttcccttctgGAAAAGATGCGGCTAAGCACGCTGTGCCTCATTCCCATGAGAAGGCTGATATCAGCGAGCACGCACCTAAGGTTAGCCTCGGTAAAGAGAATGTTCAATCCAGCGACACCATCGAGAGGGCAGTCGTAAGTTATTATTCTGTTATCGTTTATTTCCATCCGCCGCACCCATGCTGATGTGTCCGCCCAGGCCTCTGACGATCCCAAGGACGTGAACCCTATTGCTAACGAGCCTGCTGGCGAAATCCCTTCAAAGAAGGAGGGCAAGGGCGATAAGGCTGGCGAGGATCAGAAGCCTGAGGCCAAGTCTGGCGGTGCCAATGCCAACGAAACCGCCCAGGTGCAGAAATCTGCCGATGCTAACAAGGGAGAGGAAAAGACTGAAGTAAATAAGGAAGAGAAGCCTGAGGAGAAGCAGCAGGGCTCCGAGGAGGGGTCCCCTAGTGCTCAGGACATCAAAGACAGCATCGTTCAAGCCGCTGTAAGCAATCCATTCGAGAAGATCTGGAATTCGAACCATAAGCTGATATTGATACTGTTACAGAAGGCAAATGCTCCTGAAGTCGCCATGGATGCTGAAGCGAAGGGCGAATCTCCCATTGGAAAGCAGTAATAAGCAGGGGCTTGTAAGAATTACAAGTTGAAGAAAAATGGGATGAGTAGAACGAAAACAATCATTGCATGGCATGCAAAACGGATTAGCGCTTCTAATATTAATTTACTCCTCGTTCGCCGGAGAACCAATTCACTGACGAAGGCCATCCACAATTCCACTATCATGGCAGAGAAGTTTCAGGAGCCTATAAATTTGACTCAAGAACGTCAAGTCCCTTTTCTCTTGCTCCTTCAGCATCGCTTGGGACACTAATTATCACTGAGTGAATTATATTACAGTGAATTGGATTTCAGAACTGATTTTGTCAGGAAATAGTTCGGCCTTACGAATCTCGCCATCGGTGAGCATCCGCTGCCCACCATTTCCCCCCGCTTAAGAGTCCGCAACCCGCTAAGAAGCATAACGCGTCGTACTCCCTTTTATCACTCTATTAATTATCTAATGGGCTGTCACTCCTTCATCTGCGTTTGGAATCCCATTCATGGCTATCAGCAGGCCCCTTCAACAAGGGCCTATGTCCTTTGCCACTCCATGGTCCGCATATCCGTTGAACCTTTGACATCGTTTGGTGAGAACGTGATATTCCGGTAATGATTTTGTTCTGTCAAGGTTTGGCCTAGATCCTCCTATGTTGCTCGGTTTTGTCCTATCTTGGTAGGACAAAGGATCCTCCTCGGTTTCTTCTGGAATTCTCTGTGGAATGTCTCAAAAGTTCCTTTATCCCAAGAACCCTTCCATCGCCCCGCTAGTTTGAGTGTCGCTTTCCTGCCCACCCCCGTTTTTCCCAGCTCCTTGTTCGATATTGGGCGTGCGGGGATTTGCCCACATAGGGACAATCTATCCTTTGTGTATAGGCCTTCACAACCtgtggaaagaagaggggTGAATGGGCAAAGGAAGGACTGTTGAGTCGGGCTTTGATATGAGCTGAACAGCAATTGAGAAGGTATAAACAGGGAGAGCAACCTTTCATTTTCGAATATTTTCTGTTCTAAAAGGTCACTTACCATTGTCACTGACTGCACTTGAGCGAATTACTAACCCCACGAGATTTACTAACACTACGACCTTGTATCCGAGGAGACCGAACAGTAAAAGAAAGCAGGCGTCGTGATCAACAAGCTCCGAATTTTTTCAAGAGATCACTGGTTTCTCCCTTTACTATTATATCAAAACACATGGTCCTAGACTTGAAAATCCCAATGATCATGTCAACGGAACATTGTATTACAAGCTCAGTTAGCATCGAGGATAGCTTAAATGATGGTGAGTGCTCGGGTTGCAATAAGTTAGCGTGATGGTATAACGATCGTGATAGGTGAGCGACGTGGAGATTCTTCCTCTTTGAGCTCTCCTCCTTCGTCCCGTCAGAATCCCACCACTGAACAGTCCCCTGATCAAGGAAGTTGTCATACACCCTCCGAATCCCCTCCCCGGCAAGATATTACGGTTCAACTCCAAGCGCAAATGCAACCAACTGCAACAGCCTCAAGAAAGACTGACCAAATCCTCATACCTAATTACTTGGAGACATTGGCTGACAGCGCGATTGACCCATCACTGAAGCATCTCACTGACACATTCAACGTTGAGTCGACTGCTTCTCCTCGGAATCAAACTCAAGGCGATGTTCAAGGAGGCACAGAAACGGGTGATGACTTTTCATGGCTACCAGACTTCAAAAATACTATTAGTCAGTCCAATGCTCTTACACTTTACCCCTGGCCTCTGGACACTACACTTCCTTTCATCCCGTCCACTCAGCCAACTTCCTCCGATACCGGGTCCCCAGCTTCTCCCTTTCCTAATGGGCCGCCTGGGAGCGTGGAATGCCCAAATAATGTTGATAATGGAATGATCGATTCGTCACCCAGCACTAGCGCTAGTGATCATGGCGGCATTGCAGGGCGTGTTGGAATAAGCTCAACAAGCTCGGAGAGTGGACTGGAAGCTGGAGGGACGAAAGATGACACGGTACCGCCTCCCCCGAAAAAGAAAAGTCACGCAAGGAAGGTATGTCGGCGGTGCTTTTTGAATGTGCCCCTCCTGACAGTATCATTAGCAACCGGAAGGTCATATTAAAAGGGCAAGAAATGCCTTCATCTTGTTTAGAAAGCACATCACCGATTCTAACTTGATCCCTCCCAGTGTCGAGGTCAAGCACCAAAACATATCAGTGGTCGTAAGTCGTTCAAACTTCCTTTGAATTCTCATCCTGACATAAGTGTGGGCTTTACAGGCAGCCAAGATGTGGAAGGAGGCACCTCAGGAAGTGCGTCAAAATTTTCAGGAACAAGCTCGCATTGAGAAAGAGGAACATCAGCGCAAATATCCCGGGTATCGTTATCAGCCCGTCTTTCGACGGACAGACATCATACGTCGTCGAGTACGCAAAGATCCAGCTGAAGACGAGAGGGTGGATGCCGTGGCGGAGGCGCTTATCAATGGCAAAGCAGGAAATGAGTTAGAGAAGGAGATTAAAGAGCAGCTGGTTACA is drawn from Cryptococcus gattii WM276 chromosome A, complete sequence and contains these coding sequences:
- a CDS encoding Hypothetical protein (Similar to TIGR gene model, INSD accession AAW41141.1; CNA06060), which translates into the protein MSFRTATRFTARLAAQRNSTHLIARRTASSSAGPKSGSDTPWIIGSTIGFGTLAAFILFPSGKDAAKHAVPHSHEKADISEHAPKVSLGKENVQSSDTIERAVASDDPKDVNPIANEPAGEIPSKKEGKGDKAGEDQKPEAKSGGANANETAQVQKSADANKGEEKTEVNKEEKPEEKQQGSEEGSPSAQDIKDSIVQAAVSNPFEKIWNSNHKLILILLQKANAPEVAMDAEAKGESPIGKQ